From one Solanum lycopersicum chromosome 12, SLM_r2.1 genomic stretch:
- the LOC101246798 gene encoding glycosylphosphatidylinositol-anchored beta-1,3 glucanase-like protein precursor: protein MYCVEKMFKVGIFLLFLSGVDGLGVNWGTMATHKLPPKTVVQMLKDNGIGKVKLFDADQSTMSALAGSDLEVMVAIPNDQLSAMNDYDRAKDWVKRNVTRYNFKGGVNIKYVAVGNEPFLTSYNNSFLNTTFPALQNIQNALNEAGLGSSIKATVPLNADVYFSPDDNPVPSAGRFREDINDLMTQIVQFMSQNNAPFTVNIYPFLSLYANEHFPVNFAFFDGASNPIVDNGLSYTNVFDANFDTLVSALKAAGVGNLPILVGEVGWPTDGDKNANVNLAYRFYKGLLPRLAANVGTPLRPGFIEVYLFGLIDEDGKSIAPGNFERHWGIFRYDGQPKFAMDLTGQGQDKFLVAAQNVEYLSKKWCMFNPNAKDLSKLADNINYACTFSDCTALGYGSSCNGLDANGNASYAFNMYYQAQNQEEFSCNFQGLATLTDQNISQANCNFTIQIATSFSPKLLPMFITFLTAFTFILL from the exons ATGTATTGTGTTGAGAAAATGTTTAAAGTTgggatttttttgttatttttaagtgGTGTTGATGGATTAGGAGTGAATTGGGGAACTATGGCAACTCATAAATTGCCACCAAAAACAGTGGTACAGATGTTAAAGGATAATGGTATTGGGAAAGTAAAGTTGTTTGATGCAGATCAATCTACTATGAGTGCTCTTGCTGGTAGTGATCTTGAAGTTATGGTTGCTATTCCAAATGATCAGCTTTCTGCTATGAATGATTATGATAGAGCTAAAGATTGGGTTAAACGTAATGTCACGCGTTATAACTTCAAAGGAGGTGTCAATATTAA ATATGTTGCAGTTGGCAATGAGCCTTTCCTGACATCCTACAACAATTCCTTTCTTAACACGACTTTCCCAGCACTTCAAAACATTCAAAATGCTCTAAATGAGGCAGGACTTGGGAGCTCTATAAAAGCAACTGTGCCTCTAAATGCTGATGTTTATTTCTCTCCAGACGACAATCCCGTACCATCTGCTGGGAGATTTCGTGAAGACATTAATGATCTAATGACCCAGATTGTTCAATTCATGAGCCAGAACAACGCACCTTTCACAGTAAACATTTACCCATTTCTAAGTCTTTATGCGAATGAGCATTTCCCTGTTAATTTTGCCTTCTTTGATGGAGCCAGTAACCCAATTGTTGATAATGGATTATCATACACCAATGTATTTGATGCCAACTTTGACACCCTGGTTTCAGCGTTGAAAGCAGCAGGTGTTGGCAATTTGCCCATTCTAGTTGGGGAAGTTGGATGGCCTACAGATGGTGACAAAAATGCCAATGTCAATCTTGCTTATCGTTTCTATAAAGGACTGTTACCCAGGCTTGCAGCCAACGTTGGAACACCTCTACGGCCTGGATTTATCGAAGTTTACTTGTTTGGGCTTATCGATGAGGATGGTAAAAGTATTGCTCCAGGTAACTTTGAGCGCCACTGGGGAATCTTCCGGTATGATGGGCAGCCAAAGTTTGCCATGGACCTTACCGGTCAGGGACAAGATAAGTTTCTTGTTGCTGCACAAAATGTGGAATATTTATCCAAGAAGTGGTGCATGTTCAATCCGAACGCCAAGGACTTGAGCAAACTTGCAGATAACATCAACTATGCATGCACATTCTCAGATTGCACAGCATTAGGATATGGTTCTTCGTGCAACGGATTGGATGCCAATGGTAATGCATCATATGCATTCAACATGTATTACCAGGCTCAGAACCAAGAAGAATTCAGTTGTAATTTTCAGGGTCTGGCAACGTTGACAGATCAGAACATATCTCAAGCAAACTGTAACTTCACCATCCAGATAGCTACGTCTTTCTCTCCGAAATTATTGCCTATGTTTATCACATTTTTAACTGCCTTCACATTCATTTTACTATAG